Proteins found in one Bartonella krasnovii genomic segment:
- a CDS encoding ATP-dependent helicase, which translates to MNNFSDHIPFFEEDAPPAYDEKGSGISSHVLKKKKSYNTDYLEQLNPEQQQAVMNTEGPLLVLAGAGTGKTRVLTTRISHILRSGLASPQQILAVTFTNKAAREMKTRIGELIGEIVEGMPWLGTFHSTGAKILRRHAELVDLKRNFTILNSDDVLRLLKQLIQAEGLDDKRWPARNLAMMIDSWKNQGLSPEHISKSDAHSFGNGMGRNLYYSYQNRLKDLNACDFGDLLLHSISIFQHNPDILREYHSQFRYILVDEYQDTNTAQYLWLRLLAQHPQGQNVNLCCVGDDDQSIYGWRGAKVENILRFEKDFPSSQIIRLERNYRSTSHILKAASHLIAHNEERLGKVLFSAQIKSEEEKVKIHSAWDSAEEARAIGEEIERAQQTGHALNHMAILVRASFQMREFEDRFVTLGLNYRVIGGPRFYERMEIRDAMAYLRVVVHPADDLAFERIINTPKRGIGDATLRSLYESARARSVSLFSAAADIIETDELKPKARSALRNLIENFRRWQNMLQDTPHRELAEIVLEDSGYTTMWLEDRSPEAPTRLENLKEMIRSMEQFENLQSFLEHVALVMETENNENMDAVNIMTLHSAKGLEFETVFLPGWEEGLFPHQRSLDEGGRSGLEEERRLAYVGLTRAKKHLHIWFVSNRRVHGLWQSALPSRFLDELPAEHIEAIAMETSYGGYGKSSFQHNDSFYNDYVTPRKKHSQKYKNIEGKVIAQSISHAPSNFSINDRIFHIKFGYGRITAIDDHKLTIMFEKAGEKRVLDNFVDKA; encoded by the coding sequence ATGAATAATTTTTCCGATCACATACCTTTTTTTGAAGAAGATGCCCCCCCAGCCTATGATGAAAAAGGCTCTGGGATTTCTTCCCATGTTCTAAAGAAAAAAAAATCATATAACACAGACTATTTAGAACAGCTCAATCCAGAACAACAACAAGCTGTTATGAATACTGAGGGGCCTCTTTTAGTTCTTGCAGGTGCAGGCACTGGAAAAACACGTGTCTTAACAACCCGTATTTCTCATATTCTGCGCTCTGGACTCGCCTCTCCTCAACAAATACTTGCTGTCACTTTTACCAACAAAGCAGCCCGTGAAATGAAAACACGTATTGGTGAACTTATTGGTGAAATTGTTGAAGGAATGCCTTGGCTTGGAACTTTTCATTCTACTGGTGCTAAAATTTTACGCCGTCACGCAGAACTTGTTGATTTAAAAAGAAACTTTACAATTCTCAATAGCGATGATGTTCTTCGACTTTTAAAACAGCTTATTCAAGCTGAAGGATTAGACGACAAGCGTTGGCCCGCACGAAATCTAGCCATGATGATTGATTCTTGGAAAAATCAAGGACTTTCACCAGAACATATCTCAAAAAGTGATGCTCATTCCTTTGGCAACGGCATGGGACGCAACCTTTATTACAGTTACCAAAATCGATTAAAAGATCTTAATGCTTGTGATTTTGGCGATCTTCTGCTTCATTCTATCTCTATCTTCCAACACAATCCAGATATTCTTCGCGAATATCATTCTCAATTTCGCTATATTCTTGTTGATGAATATCAAGATACAAATACAGCACAATATCTTTGGCTTCGCCTTTTGGCACAACATCCTCAAGGTCAAAATGTTAATCTTTGTTGTGTTGGTGATGATGATCAATCTATTTATGGATGGCGTGGTGCGAAAGTCGAGAATATATTACGATTTGAAAAAGATTTTCCTTCTTCCCAAATTATTCGTCTAGAACGCAATTATCGCTCAACATCTCATATTCTTAAAGCTGCCTCTCATCTAATTGCTCATAATGAAGAAAGACTGGGTAAAGTTCTTTTTTCTGCTCAAATAAAGAGTGAGGAAGAAAAAGTAAAAATTCATTCAGCATGGGATTCAGCAGAAGAAGCGCGAGCTATCGGAGAAGAAATCGAACGCGCTCAACAAACCGGTCATGCATTGAATCATATGGCTATTTTGGTACGCGCATCATTTCAAATGCGTGAATTTGAAGATCGCTTTGTAACGCTTGGCCTTAACTATCGCGTCATTGGTGGTCCTCGTTTTTATGAACGAATGGAAATACGTGATGCCATGGCTTATTTACGCGTTGTTGTTCATCCCGCTGATGATTTAGCCTTTGAGCGTATTATCAATACACCTAAACGCGGCATAGGCGATGCAACCTTGCGCAGTCTTTATGAGAGTGCACGCGCACGTTCTGTTTCTCTCTTTTCTGCGGCTGCTGACATCATTGAAACAGACGAGCTAAAACCTAAGGCACGCAGTGCTTTACGAAACCTTATTGAAAACTTCCGCCGCTGGCAAAATATGCTGCAAGACACCCCCCACAGAGAACTTGCCGAGATCGTCCTTGAAGATTCTGGTTATACAACCATGTGGTTAGAAGATCGCTCACCAGAAGCGCCCACACGACTAGAGAATCTTAAGGAAATGATCCGTTCCATGGAACAGTTTGAAAATCTTCAAAGCTTTTTAGAACATGTTGCACTGGTAATGGAAACGGAAAATAATGAAAACATGGATGCCGTCAACATCATGACACTCCATTCCGCTAAAGGGCTTGAATTTGAAACAGTTTTTCTTCCAGGTTGGGAAGAAGGGCTCTTTCCCCATCAGCGCTCATTAGATGAAGGTGGACGTTCAGGATTAGAAGAAGAACGACGTCTTGCTTATGTGGGGCTTACAAGAGCAAAAAAACATTTACATATATGGTTTGTATCCAACCGAAGAGTTCATGGACTTTGGCAATCTGCTCTTCCCTCCCGTTTTCTAGATGAACTACCAGCAGAACATATAGAAGCCATAGCCATGGAAACATCTTATGGTGGTTATGGGAAATCCTCCTTTCAGCATAATGATTCCTTTTATAATGACTATGTAACACCAAGAAAAAAGCATTCACAAAAATACAAAAATATTGAAGGAAAAGTTATCGCTCAATCAATCTCTCACGCACCATCAAATTTTTCTATCAATGATCGAATTTTTCACATAAAATTTGGTTATGGTCGTATTACAGCGATAGATGATCATAAATTGACAATAATGTTTGAAAAAGCTGGAGAAAAGCGTGTACTGGATAATTTTGTAGACAAAGCTTAA
- a CDS encoding DapH/DapD/GlmU-related protein encodes MNIENDLRFHESKPRIHTTARLHGCKLGPYVEINERVILRNVTVGDFSYLERNSEAIYSDIGRFCSIASHVRINALEHPIERLSTHKITYRPNEYFRYKSLDCSFRERRCAKRVIIGHDVWIGHGAVIMPGITVGHGAIIGANAVITKDIMPYTIVAGVPAQQLRMRFPNHVIGDLLDMAWWDWPLDKIYNALPDMQNLPIEAFVYKWKRHSE; translated from the coding sequence ATGAATATTGAGAACGATCTTCGATTTCATGAAAGTAAACCGCGTATCCATACAACGGCACGATTGCATGGTTGTAAATTAGGGCCCTATGTGGAAATTAATGAGCGGGTGATTTTGCGGAATGTGACCGTTGGAGATTTTTCTTATTTAGAACGTAACAGTGAGGCTATTTATAGCGATATTGGTCGTTTTTGTTCTATTGCATCTCATGTACGGATAAATGCGTTGGAGCATCCTATAGAGCGTCTTTCAACCCATAAAATAACCTATCGTCCAAACGAATATTTTCGTTATAAGTCACTCGATTGTTCTTTTCGTGAAAGGCGTTGTGCAAAACGTGTTATCATTGGGCATGATGTGTGGATTGGGCATGGAGCAGTTATTATGCCTGGGATAACAGTTGGACATGGTGCAATTATTGGAGCTAATGCTGTTATAACAAAAGATATTATGCCTTATACGATTGTTGCTGGGGTTCCAGCTCAACAATTGCGGATGCGCTTTCCCAATCATGTGATAGGAGATCTTTTAGATATGGCTTGGTGGGATTGGCCGCTTGATAAAATTTACAACGCATTACCTGATATGCAAAACCTCCCTATTGAAGCTTTTGTTTACAAATGGAAACGACATTCAGAATAA
- a CDS encoding SCO family protein codes for MKNVIRILGLTAIFLTGIFIYDRLINKPLGDDFTLTDSNGQTVTQADVRSKPSIIFFGFTMCPEICPTTLMNLDRWLTALGPESDKLGKWFVTVDPERDTPEVLHEYLSNFNNKIIGISGDPEKVHKMVNSFNIFAEKVPGTDGNYTYDHTAAIFLLKKGGKLAGIIPYEPSEDDNELKDQIAIERLKKLVIN; via the coding sequence ATGAAAAATGTAATCCGCATCTTAGGACTAACAGCTATATTTCTTACGGGGATTTTTATTTATGATAGGTTGATCAATAAACCTTTAGGTGATGACTTTACTCTCACCGATTCAAATGGACAAACTGTTACGCAAGCTGATGTTCGCAGTAAACCTTCTATTATTTTCTTCGGTTTTACGATGTGCCCTGAAATCTGTCCTACGACATTAATGAATCTTGATCGATGGCTTACAGCCCTTGGGCCTGAGAGTGATAAATTAGGAAAATGGTTTGTGACTGTTGACCCTGAGCGTGACACTCCTGAAGTACTTCATGAATATCTCAGTAATTTTAACAATAAAATTATTGGCATTAGCGGAGATCCTGAAAAAGTTCATAAAATGGTCAATTCCTTTAATATCTTTGCTGAAAAAGTACCAGGGACAGATGGAAACTATACTTACGACCATACGGCTGCAATTTTTTTGCTTAAAAAAGGTGGCAAACTCGCTGGTATTATACCTTATGAACCCAGCGAGGATGATAATGAGTTAAAAGACCAAATCGCCATTGAACGACTTAAAAAGCTTGTCATAAATTAA
- a CDS encoding 50S ribosomal protein L11 methyltransferase, with protein MSQQIRLYYTASKNEAEQFYTLIESAFDEEGYPLALTEIDEKNTIYELSLYVDQENQEHVSKRFAQILSIDPHKINHEILPNIDWVQKSLEGLQPVHAGPFFLHGSHNRNDIPQGVFPIEIDANQAFGTGHHGTTAGCLEMIAKIMQHENPQNALDLGTGSGVLAIGMAKLKPIAILASDIDPIAIKVAKHNITLNGVEKYIKAITAIGFSHDEIASRAPFDLIIANILANPLIELAPEMVQFLQKDGSLVLSGILEEQHDFVLGAYVKQGLKHLETSYHQGWVTIHLK; from the coding sequence ATGTCACAGCAAATTCGTCTGTATTATACTGCTTCTAAAAATGAAGCAGAGCAATTTTATACGCTTATAGAGTCAGCTTTTGACGAAGAAGGATATCCTTTGGCTCTTACAGAGATTGATGAAAAAAACACCATCTATGAACTTTCACTCTATGTAGACCAAGAAAATCAAGAACATGTATCGAAGCGTTTTGCACAGATCCTTTCTATAGATCCTCATAAAATTAACCATGAAATTTTACCCAATATTGATTGGGTACAAAAAAGCCTAGAAGGACTACAACCTGTGCATGCTGGTCCTTTTTTCCTTCATGGAAGCCATAACCGTAACGACATCCCACAAGGTGTTTTTCCCATTGAAATTGATGCAAATCAAGCTTTTGGCACTGGACATCATGGAACAACAGCCGGTTGTTTGGAAATGATTGCCAAAATAATGCAACATGAAAACCCACAAAATGCCCTTGATCTTGGAACTGGCAGTGGTGTCTTAGCCATTGGCATGGCAAAGCTCAAACCCATTGCTATACTTGCATCTGATATTGATCCCATTGCTATCAAAGTTGCAAAACACAATATCACACTCAATGGCGTAGAAAAATATATTAAGGCAATTACAGCCATAGGCTTTTCCCATGATGAAATTGCATCACGTGCTCCCTTTGATCTCATCATTGCCAATATTCTTGCCAATCCGCTTATTGAACTTGCTCCAGAAATGGTTCAATTCCTTCAAAAAGATGGCTCACTTGTACTTTCTGGAATTCTTGAAGAACAACATGATTTTGTATTGGGA